From the genome of Alicyclobacillus sp. SO9:
GGATGGGATGTATGAGTAAGGACCAGGTCATTACAGTCCAGGATTTAGTTGACGGGTTAAATCTCACCGTTTTCACAGAACACGCGGACTTCACCCGTGCGGTCTCCACTATTGACATTAACCGCCCTGGTCTGGCCTTGGCTGGGTACCTGAAATACCACCCTGCTGAACGAATTCAGTTGATGGGTCGGACAGAACTGTCTTTTCTTCATGGCATGGACGAGCGAGAACAGGCTGTAAGGGTGTTTGCTTTTTGCTCCTACGACCAAACTCCCTGTGTCGTTGTAACTCGAGGAGAGACGCCCCCTGAAGCGTTTTTACGAGAGGCAGAAGCCCGCGGTTTGCCTGTACTCGGTATCGATCTTGTGACGACACGTGCCATGAATACAATCTCGAGTTGGCTTGAAGAGCGTTTAGCTCCAGAAACCCTAATCCACGGGGTGCTTGTAGATGTATACGGAATTGGCATCCTTATTACCGGTTCCAGCGGTATAGGTAAGAGTGAAACCGGGCTTGAATTAATTAAGCGAGGGCACCGTCTTATCGCAGACGACGCCGTGGTCATCCGTCAAGTTTCGGACAACAACCTAGTGGGCAGTCCGCCGCCTCTGTTGCGACACCTGCTGGAAATTCGCGGATTGGGCGTTTTGAATGCGATGACCCTGTTTGGAGCAGGTTCCGTACGTACGCATAAAAAGCTGGCACTTGTCATCCATTTAGAAGCGTGGAGAGACGATGTTGCCTACGATCGACTTGGTCTCGACGAACAGCGTGTTCAAATTTTGGATACCGAAGTTCCAGCCGTAACAGTGCCAGTCCGTCCTGGACGCAATTTGGCTGTAATTATTGAAGTCGCAGCAATGAATCATCGGTTAAAAGCATTCGGTTATAACGCGGCACTGGAATTCTCAGAGCAGTTAAACCGCACCGTCAGTTCGGAAGATGAGGACTTCGACTGATTTGAAAACCGGCCTCTCTCCCAAAGATGTCAGTTTCTTTGTGATACCGCTCCTCTCACTCCTCTCATTGACTTCAAGAACATTACAAATACTCCGGATGCAACCTGCGTTCCTTAACTATGGATAGTAACTTAATCAAAATAACCTGTTGAGATAGCAGGAATTTGGCCCCTTTTTGTCGAAAAGTGTCCTGGTATGTCTACGGGAAGGGGCTGCAGTATGCGTTGGTTTAGGCGCGGGAATCGCCAGTGGCAAGGAGCACTCGGTGATCCTTCACTTCATCAGAAATTACTTCGCTTGATAAACAAGATAAACTGGCAGTCAATGAAAAAGTCAGTTCAGGAAATAGATTGGACTCCTTATAAGCAACCGAGGTTTATTGTGGCAGGATCGACAGCGGCAACGTTTCTCGTATTGTCTGGAGGTTTTGTCAGCTCCCATATCAATCACACAAAGGCATGGAATGAAGTGTTTACGAACGGAACTTACGTCGGACTTGTTCCAAGCAATAATGCAACGATATCAGGGATGAAACGGACAGCAGCGGGTTACAACATTAACCTGCAATTTGTCCCGGTACACAAGCAGGTTGCGGGGTCATACGACTGGCAGCGTGTAACCACACTGCCTGAAAAAGCATATGCCGTAGCATTAAACGGGTCGCCGCTGGTGTATACCAATAGTCCGTCAGCTGCACAGAAGGTAATTCGTCAGGTTAAGCAGGCTCTCGTACCGAAGCATCTCAGTGCAACGGCACAGGTCCAGTTTAGCGGGGCAGTTTCGGTACAACAGTCGATTGTCGGCGTTGCGCAGATTCTGTCAACCCAGGCAGCCGCACTGTATCTGTTGAATCCTGGGCAGAACTTCTCTACCTCTTCTCGCTCCGTCAATATCCTTTCTGCCGCAAGGGCTCATGGAGGCCCAAACATCCAGGTCTCGAATTTCTCCCCGTCCGCATCCGTACATGAGTTCCCTGCTTCCGCGAAAGTGTCAGTAACAACGGACACTTTTGCCCAGTCTCGTTCAAAGGCTGCAAAGCAGTCGACAAGCCAACCATTGTTAACGGTCGACGCCAGTGAAGTCGTCCAAAAACAGGTCAATGTCAAATATCCTGTGAAACGCATTAAAGATGCTCGTGCGGCAGCGGGAACGGTAAAAGTGGTAGCGAAAGGCCAGTCAGGCGTTGTGTCTGAGAAGGTCCGTCAGGTGTACAAAAACGGGAAACTGGTGTCCAGCAAGGTACTTTCCAAAGACGTCCTTAAGAAACCAGTCACACAGGTTGAGGACGTAGGTACAAATCGCGGTATTGCCGCGGGTAACTGGATTTGGCCCGTACCGTCCTCGCACATCATCACATCTGGATATGGACCCCGCTATTTATTTGGACGCTGGGGCTTCCATCCCGGCATTGATATTGGTTGCCCAGTTGGAACACCTATTGTTGCAACCAACGACGGTGTTGTGGAGGACGCAGGATGGAACAGCGGAGGCTATGGCATCTGGATCAAGCTGAACAATGGCCATGGCATTGAGACAGTCTACGGACACTTGTCGAAAGTGAAGGTTCATCCCGGAGAAACAGTGGCAAAGGGACAAGTGATTGGCTATTCAGGTGCTACCGGCTTTGTAACTGGGCCGCATCTGCACTACGAAATTCGCAAAAATGGACAGCACATTAATCCCCAGCCATACATGTAAGACCTGCTTTTAGAGATTCTTTTGAAGTAGGGAACTTACAGTAGAAATTGACCATACACATCTCAAGAATCGCCGCCCACAGCCGTGGGCGGCGATTCTTATTGGCATCATTCAGCGACCCGCTGTTACATTTGTCTTGGTGACTTCAGCCCCAGTAAGTAGAGCGCGTATTCAATGACTCGCTGAGAAGTTTCAGTGAGAGCTATACGTACCGCACGAATCTCCGGTTGTGCTGTAAGAATCGGTGCATCGTGGTAGAAACGGTTAAAGCGATGACATAAATCCAGGACAAACCTTGCCATGATAGATGGATCCATCCCATCTACCGCCCGTTCAAAAAACTCGTTAGCTTGGCTCAAGTGGTGGACCAATGCCCATTCGCTGTCTATGAGGGGGGCAGCGCCTTCCGCGGCCGCAGCCGTTGCACTTGTGTAACCAGCGGCTTCCGCCTTCCGCAGAACACTACACGCGCGCGCGTGCGTGTACTGTACATAAGGACCTGTTTCACCATCAAAATTCAGCACGTCCTCATAGCGGAAATCCGCATCGTGAATCCTATAGGTCTTTAAGTCGTTAAAAATGACTGCACCTACACCAACGTCTTCAGCCACCTGCTCCTTGTTTTCCAAGGAAGGATTCTTTTCTTCAATGATCTTCAGGGCTTCTGAAATTGAACGCTGCAGCACGTCTTCGAGATAAATGATTTTTCCTCGGCGTGTCGACATCTTTTCACCGTTATACTTCATCATTCCAAAGGACACATGTTGCGAGTTCGAAGCCCATTCCCGTCCCATTAATTCCAAGACCTTAAAAATCTGCGCAAAGTGAAGCTTTTGCTCGGAGCCCACAACATAGATGAGGTGGTCGGCGCCAAGGACATCGTGACGGTAAAGGGCTGCAGCCAAGTCTCGAGTTGCATAGATTGTTGCACCGTCAGACTTGCGGATAATGCAAGGGGGCATATTGTACTGAGACAGGTCAACCACCTCTGCACCGTCACTCTCAACCAACAAATGTTGTTCCCGAAGCTCTTCTACAACTGCATCCATTTTGTCATTGTAAAAGCTCTCGCCGAGGAAGTGGTCGAAGTCAACGCCCAAGAGGCGGTATGTTTGCCGAAAAGATTTGAGGCTTTCCTCAATAAACCAGTTCCACAACCCGGTTGCCTCTTCGTCGCCTTCCTCCAGTTTCTTGAACCAGAGACGGGCTTCTTCATCCAGTTCCGGATGTTGCTTCGCCTCTTCATGGAAACGTACATACAGCTGATACAGTTCCTTGACCGGAGTCTTTCGGACTGCGTTTTCGTCACCCCAGCGACGAAATGCGACGATATTCTTCCCGAACTGAGTACCCCAGTCACCCAAGTGGTTAATGCCTTCTACCGTAAACCCATCCGCCCGGAGCATGCGTACAATAGCCTGTCCAATCATAGTTGACCGGAGGTGCCCGACTCCAAAAGGTTTGGCGATGTTAGGAGAAGAATAATCAACTGCTGCCGTATGGCCAGAGTGCCTCTGCTTGGAAAACAGATGTTCGGGCACGGCTGCGTCCGACAGCAGGCTGCTTGTTACCTTATTTCTCCTTACGTGTACATTGACAAAACCTCCAGCCACTTCGACAGCTTCGAATTGGCCCGACTGTTGCAATCTATCGGCTGCCTCTGCAGCAATACTCTGCGGAGATGTTCTCAGCGTTTTTGCAAACCGAAAGCATGGCAACGCCAAATCGCCCAACTCAGGTTGCGGCGGATACTCTAAGGTTGCTGTCACTTCGTCCTGACTGACACCGAGATATTCATAAAGGGCGTCAGCAATGATTTCCTTTTGTGATTTCATATTCGTTCTCTCCTTGACCAAAATCTTCAAAAGGCTGTCCGGGGTTGGTTGTCCGGCACCTTGCGAAGGTTCTTTTCTGCAGACATGCGAAATCCTTATGTATGGCACAAAAGGATACCCATAATCCACATATTATAGCACTGGTCCAAACGGCTCGCGACACCATCCGTTCTAGAGTGTTTTTCGTGAATGTGTTTGAGATTATGCTCATTCTATTGTGCCAGGGTAATCTGTGCCTTTTAAGGTTTTTCCAGAGTGTGTTATACTGCACCTAACCGAAGTAGTTCACATAATAACGGGTGCCACCGAGTGACACTCTCCGCTATACAGTGTAGTCCGAACAGTGGAGTTTAAGCTGTCTTATATCATACTCAACTTTGGGGGAGGTTCCCTTTGGCCACCGACAAGTCAGAGAACTATACACTAAACTATAAAATGCTGAGGACGGGTAACAACGTCATCGACATGCGCTTGGATGCAGCCTATTTTTTTGAAAGAGGCGTTCACTTCCTAGAACGAAATCATCTTTCCAAGGCCTTGCGGGCCTTTCAGAGGACAATCGAGTACGAGCCGGAGAATCCGGTCAACCACTTTAATCTCGCCGGTGTGCTGTCAGAAATGGGCGACTTTGAGGCATCGAACAAAGTCCTCCTGCACGTTTTAAACGACTTGGACCCAACTATGGCAGAATGCCAATTTTACTTGGCGAACAACTATGCCAACATGGGGGAATACGAGGCTGCAGAGGAGCATGTGCTGCGCTATCTGGATTCCGATCCAGACGGTGAATACGCTCCAGACGCTGAGGAAATGCTGGCTCTGCTGGTAGATGAGTTCGGCGGCGGCAGGGCATATGAACGCTGGCGGGAATCCCAGGCTGAGAAGGAAAGAAGTGCTGCTCATCGAGATGGACGTCACCTCTTGGAAGCAGGTCACTTTGAAGCAGCGGTAGAATATCTGGAAGACATTATTCAAGACCAACCGGACAATCTGGCTGCGATGAATAACCTTTCCCTAGCTTATTACTATACTGCGATGCACGACGAAGCCATTGCAACCACCGAACGGGTTCTGGAGATACAGCCTGACAATATTCACGCACTTTGTAATCTGACCGTATACAGTATTCATCAAGGGCCGAAGGCACGGCTGTATGAGTGTGTAGATAAGCTTCGCAGGGTATTCCCGCTGCACTACGACCAGGCCATGAAAGTCGGAACAACACTGGGTCTGGTTGGTGACCACGAAACCGCTCTTCAAATGTTCACTGTCCTGGCCAAATTGGTTGAGATTCCTGATGCGGCACTGATGCATTCCATTGCTGCAGCGGCAGCCAATACAGGTCGTTTTGCAACCGCTCGCAAATGGTGGAAGCAGTTGCGGCAGTTGCCTGACTTGGAGGCGGTGGCAGATTACCATCTGGACCGTCTGGACACCGCAGTCAACACAAACGCGCACAGTCTGCGAGTGAGTTACCAGTATGACTTGCCCATAGAAAATCAGTTTGCCGAGATGAAGCGCAGGCTGAACAGCGCGCAGCCTTCGGAATGGCAGGACGATCCGGTCCTTCGCGCTTCGATGTACTGGGGGCTGCGCCATGGCAACGGCGAGACAAGAAGGGCGGTTATCCGCACTTTAGCCATTATTGGCGACGAAGATGCACAGAAAGCCTTACGACTGTTTGTACGTCGTACTGATGTCTCACAATCAATTCGCCAGGTGGCATTGTCTGCTCTAAAAATCTGTGATCCCAACGGGATGGTTGAATACTACGACGGAACGCAAATAGTCAAGCAGCCCTTGGACAACTTGCCGTGGGAGATGCTGCTTCAGGTTGATTCACAGTGGAGTGCCATTTGGCAGCAAACACAGGCAATGTTGCACAAGAAAAACTGTACGGATTGCCATTTGCCGGCCAAGACGGCTTGGCTCGGCTTTTTGAAACGTCTGTTTATCCGCAATGACGTACGCGTTATCAAGCCTGAGGTTTGGGTTGCGGGGCTTGTCTACCTTGCCATCAAGGGAGCCGGCCAAAAAACGTCTCAAAAGGAAGTTGCAGAGTCGCTGGGTGTATCCGTTTCATCGCTGCGAAAGGCCAGCAGACGGCTGCAGACTTACTTTCCTTTGAACAAGTGAGGGCATGCGGGTGACAGAACGACACGTTGTAATTGGGACAGCTGGGCATATCGATCACGGTAAAACGATGCTTGTTCAGGCATTGACGGGGAAAAACACTGACAGGCTGCAGGAAGAACAGAACCGCGGTATTTCTATAGATATTGATTTTGCACCATTGCGGTTCTCTGATGCAACGGTAGCCGGGATTGTTGATGTACCGGGGCATGAGCGTTTTGTCAGAAACATGGTTGCGGGAGCCGCCGGCATTGACGGTGCCCTTGTGGTTGTGGACGTAAACGAGGGACTGATGCCGCAGACTTATGAACACTTGGCAATTTTGCAGTTGCTTGGTGTGACACAGGGTGTAGTAGCCTTGACTAAAGTAGACTTGGCAGATTCAGATTTGACTCAAATTGCAGTCGATGTCATTCAGGAAAGCCTCGCCGATACCCCTTTTTTTGAGTCTCCAATTGTCCCTGTCAGTGCAAAGACCGGCCAGGGTTTGGAAGCGTTGAAAGAAGCCCTGTATCAACTCGTACAGAGCTGTGAGACACGAGATGCTTCAGGTGCCTTTCGTCTTCCCATTGACAAAGTCTTTTCTGTTCCGGGATTCGGAACGGTCGTCAGCGGGACAATTTGGCGCGGTCAAATTAATACAGGTGATTCAGTGGAACTGTTGCCAGGGGGAAAAGAAGCCAGGGTGCGGGGGATTCAGGTTCATGGTGAGAAGGTACAGGCGGCCAAAGCCGGACAGCGGGCCGCATTGAACCTGACGGGTGTCGACAAACATGAATTGCGCCGAGGTTTCACAGCATCAGCTTTTGGAACGCTGCACGAGACGCAGCTTATAGATGCAAAAGTTCACGTTTTGGACGGACGAGAGAAAGCCGTCGAGCACCGTGAAAGAGTCCATTTTCACCTGGGGACAAGTGAAGCCATTGGGACATTGCTCCTGCTCGAAGACGACGTACTCACTGCAGGTTCGGAAGCCTATGTCCAAATACAACTGGACAGGCCAGTTGTATGTGACACATTGGACTTTTTTGTCTTGCGCAGCTACTCACCCGTCACGACAATAGGCGGCGGTCGAGTCATCGATGTGGCTCCGACGCGTTTGCACCGGCGAAAACGATCAAATGTATTGGAAATGCTGTCTGAGAGAGACAGTGATAGTCCACAGCAGCGACTGTTGGCCATACTCGGGCGCAAGGCGTGCATACCGGTAGCTGAAATTGCGGCCGCGCTGAGCCTAACCGTTGCTGAGGCTGCGGACTTGCTGCAAAGGGCACAAGCTGAACAGACGGTGGTCGAACTCCCTAGCGGCTGGATGAAGACGGCGCATGTGGAGGAAACACTGAGGGACATGGAACAGGCTCTGTGGGAATTGCACCAGAAGCAACGTTTTTTGAACTGGGTGCAGCGGACGCGATTGCTTGCTGCTGCGGGCAACGGATTGCCACGGGGGAACCGGACCAGCGCTCACAGCGGTGCTGAAAGCGAGTTTTCACAGCGCGACTTACTGTGGTTACTGCAAGAAGGCAGCCGTGAGCAGCGCTGGATTGTAAAGGAAACACGGGTGAAGGCAACAGACTGGAAGGTGACTCTTGGTGATGAGGAGTCGTTCATTCTTTCCAAGCTCCAGCATATGTTAAGCAGTGCCGGACTACAGCCGGTTTCGGTCGCGGAACTGAAGGCGGTAGTCCCGAAGCGCGACAGAATTGCAGAGGCGCTGCTGCGGCATCTAGAAGAAGCAGGGACAGCTCTCGAGTTAACCGAGGGGCTGTGGCTTCACAAGGCTGCGCTGGACGCTGCAGTCGACAGCTTACGTGAGTTGTACGCGGCACAGGGACCGTTTACGGTCGCCATGGCCAGGGACGCATTAGCGTCAAATCGAAAGATTACAGTCATGTTGCTGGAGTACTTGGATGAGCGGAAGGTGACTCATCGAAAAGAAGATGTGCGAACCATTACACTCTGAGTTAAAAACGGGGCTTGACCGACTCAATTTGAAACTTTTTTTCTTGTGTAACAAATTCTTAAAGCCAATGTAATATGAATGCAACATGGGCACTGTACTATAAGGGTGCATCACATTTGACCCCCTTATTGAATATATTTACGTTGCAGTTGGCGCCCCGGTATGGCGCCTTTTTTTTATTTCGTGTAGGATCATAAAAGTGGTACCCAATGAGCGAGTCTGATGTGAAAACGGAAAGACCGCGAGCTCGACATCGTGGAGTGATGAACTTATGCAAATCATCGTGAATACCTGTTTGCGTTTTAACGAGGGTATTGTGATGATTCAAAAGCCTCGCCGAGGCTGGTGGTATCTCCCAGGCGGAAAAGTAGATGCGGGCGAGACGTGGCTCGAAGCCGCGGTTCGCGAAGTTAGGGAAGAAACAGGACTGATTGTCGGAAATGTGACTTTGGCCGGTATTTATTTGGTCCGTACGCAAACGTCGCCCGGTGTGTTTGAAGACGTTCGAACAATTGTACAATTCGCAACTGAAGACATCTCTGGGGAAATGAACGTGCATTCGCGTGAAGGCAAGCTTGAAGTAGTGTCGTTGCAACAACTAGAAAAGCTGCCGATGAATGAAGGTGACAGGTGGATGGTGAAAAATACACTTGCAACCGGTTTTGAATCACAGGTAGTTCATTTCGGCAAGTTTTCGTACACAGCTGCAGAGGAACTTCTTGACTGGGCAATCCACCCAGGCATTTAGGAAGCATGAGTTTGGATATTTTATGTGAAGGGCTTCTTATCCATACAACAGGTCAATACAACAGGTTTTATGCCACATCGTGCTGGTGCGATGTAAATACTGCGTGTAATTGCGTGAAGGGGTACAAGTGGAGTGAGATATTTTTTTGGAGTGGACATAGGCGGAACCTCGGTCAAAACTGCTTTAGTGACCGACACGGGAGAAATCAAGTACAAGCAAAAGGTTGACACGCATGCCAATAGGGGCTTCGAGGATATGGCAGCTCGACTGTACGACACGTTATTACACTCCTGTTCCCAGGTCAGTATTGATGTAAGTCAGGTGGAGGGCGTAGGTGTTGGTGTTCCGGCGTTCTTGGATGATAATCAGTCGGTGATTATAGAAGCAGTCAATCTCGGGTGGACAAATGTTCCTTTAAAACAGCACTTCAGTTCTGTGTTCGGACTTCCTGTGGTTGTTGAAAATGATGCGAACGTGGCATCGCTGGGAGAAAGTTGGTTGGGAGCAGGCCGGGATTCTGCAAACGTATTGTGTGCAACCATTGGCACCGGAGTAGGCGGCGGCGTTGTCATTAACGGCAAATTGATTCGCGGTGTCACAGGGATGGCGGGTGAAGTTGGTCACTTGGTTGTGAAAAGAGATGGACCGCTGTGCAATTGTGGGAATAGAGGCTGTCTCGAAACCCTCGCTTCTGCCACTGCAATTGTTCGTCGCGCGAAGGAATTTCGCGAGTTAGGGCGAATTCCACAGGAGACAGAGTTGGCAGGTGCTGAATCCGTATTTCGACTTGCTTCTGATGGAAATGCTGCGGCACAGGAAGTAGTGGATGAAGCCGCTGATTGGTTGGGATATGGCTTGGCATTGGCTGCGACTGTCACCAATCCAGGCAAAATCGTTGTTGGCGGCGGTGTCTCATATGCCGGTAATGTATTGCTCAATCCTGTTCGAAAGGCATTTGCACAGTTCAGTTTGTCGCGCGTAAACGAAGGCACAGACATTGTTTTGGCAGAATTGGGAAATGATGCAGGTGTAATCGGAGCTGCACGTCTTGCGATTCAGTCACGACAGTAAGAAGGAGTCGTAAACATGTCAAAATTGGTCGAAATCCTAATTATTACTGGACTTTCTGGGGCGGGAAAAACAGCCGCGATGCAGTCTTTGGAGGATATTGGCTATTTTTGCGTGGATAACTTGCCGCCTGCTTTGATTCCCAAATTTGTTGAAATGGCAAAACAGTCAACCGATTCATTGAGAAAGGTGGCACTGGCCTGTGACTTGCGCGGGGGCTCATTATTTCAGCCTCTGGTCAATACAGTACGTGAACTTCGAAAGGACTCCGGTGTCACGACAACAGTCATTTATCTGGAGGCCAGCGATGAAACGCTGGTCCGTCGTTTCAAGGAGACGAGAAGGCGACATCCGTTCCTTGAAAGCCAAGGTCTGTTGGAGGCCATTACAGAAGAGCGCCGGGCCCTGGAGCAAGTACGCGATGAGGCTGACATCCTTCTCGATACAACGTCGTGGAAGCAGACTCGGTTGAAACGGGAACTGGTCCACCGATTTACTTCCAGTGCTGATGCTTTGCCGATTCATGTTATTTCCTTCGGATTTAAGTACGGGGTTCCAATTGATGCAGACATGATTTTCGATGTCAGATTCTTGCCAAATCCTCATTACGTTGCTGAATTACAGCCTTATACTGGGGAAGATGAGCCTGTTTACAAATACGTAATGGAGTGCGAGGCAACCCAAGTGTTCTTGAAGCACTTGGAGGACATGGTTGATTTTCTTATCCCTGAATTTACGAAAGAAGGAAAGAGTCATTTGGTTGTCGGCGTTGGCTGTACAGGAGGAAAGCACCGCTCTGTGGCGATTGCCAAGCATTTGAAGGAGCATATTGATTCTGAAGCGGATGTATATTTGACACATCGTGACTATAAGCGGGAGGGCTAGATATGCGCAGGTGGTGGCTGCTAGCCTGGACAATCGGAATCTTTGGCTGCGGCATACTGGCCGGGGCTTTGAACATTACTCGATTGCGAAGCAATACCTTTGCCTTGGGTTCTGCGGTCCTGATTGTTGCCATGGTAATGTTGGCCGGTGGATGGTGGAAGACGCTCCGCCAGACGAGAAAAAAGATGAAACAAATCGAGCGCCGGCAGCGCATTGTTACGATTGGCGGCGGCACTGGATTGTCAGTGCTTCTCAGAGGGTTAAAGGAGTATGACGTCGACTTAACAGCAGTAGTGACTGTTGCTGACGATGGAGGCAGTTCAGGACGTTTGCGCTCTGATTTTGCCATGCCGCCGCCGGGAGATATAAGAAACTGTTTGGTAGCCCTGGCGGATACAGAACCATTGCTCGAGCGGCTTCTGCAATACCGGTTTGCATCCGGCAGCGGATTGCGCGGGCATAGCTTTGGGAACTTATTTCTGGCAGCAATGACACATATTCTGGGAGATTTTGAAACGGCCATACGGGAAACAAGCCGGGTTCTTGCGGTTCACGGGCGTGTGCTTCCTGCTGCACGAGAAGATGTAAAGCTGCGGGCTGTCCTCCGGGACGGATCCATTGTCGAAGGTGAATCTAATATCCCCGAAGCGGGACAAAGCATTGAGCGCATTGAGTTGGTGCCGGCAGACGTCATGCCGTTGCCTGAAGCTGTAGAAGCGATTGAAAACGCCGATGCGATTGTCATTGGTCCCGGCAGCTTATATACGAGTATTCTTCCCAATCTGCTTATACCAGGGATTACGGAGGCAATCATGAAGAGCCGGGCTAAGAAAATCTTTGTCTGCAACGTCATGACACAGCCAGGCGAAACAGACGCATTTTCGGCGTCCAGGCATGTAGAAGAGATATATCGGCATGTGCAGCATCGATTGTTTGATTATATCCTTGTGAATGGAGCGTCGTTGCCGACAGAGGCACTGGAAAAGTACCAAGCTCAAAACTCCTACCCTGTTCTTGTCGACATGGAGCAGTTGCATAACCTGGGACTTAAAGTTATTGCCAGAGATTTCGTGCACTACGCCACGTATGCTCGTCACGACAGTCGTTTGATTGCAGATCAAATCGTAAACCTCATCGGTTACGACAGGCGCTCAGCAACTTCATACGGTAAGTAAAGTGATGCCTGGAAAGAGGATGTGGTGGTTGTGTCATTTGCATCTCGAACAAAAAAAGAGTTGACTCTCATTGAAGAGTCTGACTGCTGTCAACGGACAGAACTGGAAGCGTTGATAACGGCAAACGGCAGATTGAAAACCATTGGGGGCCGCCCTGTCCTGGACATTGAGACAGAGAATGTTGCTATTGCACGTCGCATCTATACCCTCATAAAAGCAGCCCTTACGGTTCATCCTGAAGTCGTTGTACGAAAAAAGATGCGTCTGAAAAAGAACAATGTATACGCAATCCGTCTTTCTACCCACCCGTTGGAATTGCTGCAACAACTCGGGTGGAACCGTCTTCCAAGTCCAGGCGCGGTAGAGCAATCGGTTCCAGTTCTCGACAAACGCCGCAAGCGTTGCTGTCAAAGGGCGTACCTGCGCGGTGTGTTCTTGGCCGGCGGCTCGGTAAACGACCCGGGGAGTAATTCCTATCACTTGGAAATCAGCGCATCCACGAAGGCGTTGGGTGAGATACTTATAAAGATGACAGATGCCTACGAACTGCATGCGAAACTAATTCAGCGTAAACGCGGATACGTCCTTTATCTGAAGGAGGGCGAGAAGATTGTTGACTTTATGAGCATTATTGGTGCTCATCAGGCATTGCTGAAGTTTGAAGATGTTCGTATTCTTAAAGGAATGCGCAACCAAGTCAACAGACTTGTGAATTGTGAGACAGCAAATCTCAACAAGACCATTGGCGCTGCAGTTCGCCAATTAGAAGTAATTCGATTTATAGATGAACACATGGGGATCCAAAATCTGCCGAATCACTTGCGAGAAGTGGCTGAACTCAGACAAAAGTATCCGGAGGTCAACCTCCAGGAATTGACCGCAAGATTGGGAAACAAGGTCAGTAAGTCAGGATTAAACCACAGGTTTAGGAAATTAGAGCAGATTGCTGAACAACTCGGCAAATAAAAAGCAGTAATCCTGTGCGAAATGCACATTGGTATAATGTCATACTTTTGCTATACTTTGCGCAATAGAATATGGAAGGAGATTGTTTATGGTCGAACAAACTATAACAGTTCGCTTACGTTCAGGTCTGCTGGCGCGTCCCGCTGCACTATTTGTTCAGGAGGCGAACAAATTTTCCAGTGATACCTTTGTTGAGAAAGACGGAAAATCTGTGAACGCTAAGAGCATCATGGGAATTATGTCATTAGCGATTGCAAACGGACAGCAGATTACGGTGAAAGCAGATGGCTCTGATGCCAAGGACGCTGTCAATCGACTTGTAGAGATGGTCAGTAACGAGGAGTAATTCTGATTTAAATGCATAAGGACATCTCTTAGGGTCGTATACTGGATTAACGTCAAAGAC
Proteins encoded in this window:
- the hprK gene encoding HPr(Ser) kinase/phosphatase, which codes for MSKDQVITVQDLVDGLNLTVFTEHADFTRAVSTIDINRPGLALAGYLKYHPAERIQLMGRTELSFLHGMDEREQAVRVFAFCSYDQTPCVVVTRGETPPEAFLREAEARGLPVLGIDLVTTRAMNTISSWLEERLAPETLIHGVLVDVYGIGILITGSSGIGKSETGLELIKRGHRLIADDAVVIRQVSDNNLVGSPPPLLRHLLEIRGLGVLNAMTLFGAGSVRTHKKLALVIHLEAWRDDVAYDRLGLDEQRVQILDTEVPAVTVPVRPGRNLAVIIEVAAMNHRLKAFGYNAALEFSEQLNRTVSSEDEDFD
- a CDS encoding M23 family metallopeptidase; the protein is MRWFRRGNRQWQGALGDPSLHQKLLRLINKINWQSMKKSVQEIDWTPYKQPRFIVAGSTAATFLVLSGGFVSSHINHTKAWNEVFTNGTYVGLVPSNNATISGMKRTAAGYNINLQFVPVHKQVAGSYDWQRVTTLPEKAYAVALNGSPLVYTNSPSAAQKVIRQVKQALVPKHLSATAQVQFSGAVSVQQSIVGVAQILSTQAAALYLLNPGQNFSTSSRSVNILSAARAHGGPNIQVSNFSPSASVHEFPASAKVSVTTDTFAQSRSKAAKQSTSQPLLTVDASEVVQKQVNVKYPVKRIKDARAAAGTVKVVAKGQSGVVSEKVRQVYKNGKLVSSKVLSKDVLKKPVTQVEDVGTNRGIAAGNWIWPVPSSHIITSGYGPRYLFGRWGFHPGIDIGCPVGTPIVATNDGVVEDAGWNSGGYGIWIKLNNGHGIETVYGHLSKVKVHPGETVAKGQVIGYSGATGFVTGPHLHYEIRKNGQHINPQPYM
- the argS gene encoding arginine--tRNA ligase, with translation MKSQKEIIADALYEYLGVSQDEVTATLEYPPQPELGDLALPCFRFAKTLRTSPQSIAAEAADRLQQSGQFEAVEVAGGFVNVHVRRNKVTSSLLSDAAVPEHLFSKQRHSGHTAAVDYSSPNIAKPFGVGHLRSTMIGQAIVRMLRADGFTVEGINHLGDWGTQFGKNIVAFRRWGDENAVRKTPVKELYQLYVRFHEEAKQHPELDEEARLWFKKLEEGDEEATGLWNWFIEESLKSFRQTYRLLGVDFDHFLGESFYNDKMDAVVEELREQHLLVESDGAEVVDLSQYNMPPCIIRKSDGATIYATRDLAAALYRHDVLGADHLIYVVGSEQKLHFAQIFKVLELMGREWASNSQHVSFGMMKYNGEKMSTRRGKIIYLEDVLQRSISEALKIIEEKNPSLENKEQVAEDVGVGAVIFNDLKTYRIHDADFRYEDVLNFDGETGPYVQYTHARACSVLRKAEAAGYTSATAAAAEGAAPLIDSEWALVHHLSQANEFFERAVDGMDPSIMARFVLDLCHRFNRFYHDAPILTAQPEIRAVRIALTETSQRVIEYALYLLGLKSPRQM
- a CDS encoding tetratricopeptide repeat protein, coding for MATDKSENYTLNYKMLRTGNNVIDMRLDAAYFFERGVHFLERNHLSKALRAFQRTIEYEPENPVNHFNLAGVLSEMGDFEASNKVLLHVLNDLDPTMAECQFYLANNYANMGEYEAAEEHVLRYLDSDPDGEYAPDAEEMLALLVDEFGGGRAYERWRESQAEKERSAAHRDGRHLLEAGHFEAAVEYLEDIIQDQPDNLAAMNNLSLAYYYTAMHDEAIATTERVLEIQPDNIHALCNLTVYSIHQGPKARLYECVDKLRRVFPLHYDQAMKVGTTLGLVGDHETALQMFTVLAKLVEIPDAALMHSIAAAAANTGRFATARKWWKQLRQLPDLEAVADYHLDRLDTAVNTNAHSLRVSYQYDLPIENQFAEMKRRLNSAQPSEWQDDPVLRASMYWGLRHGNGETRRAVIRTLAIIGDEDAQKALRLFVRRTDVSQSIRQVALSALKICDPNGMVEYYDGTQIVKQPLDNLPWEMLLQVDSQWSAIWQQTQAMLHKKNCTDCHLPAKTAWLGFLKRLFIRNDVRVIKPEVWVAGLVYLAIKGAGQKTSQKEVAESLGVSVSSLRKASRRLQTYFPLNK